Proteins co-encoded in one uncultured Draconibacterium sp. genomic window:
- a CDS encoding low molecular weight protein-tyrosine-phosphatase has protein sequence MDKTKVLFVCLGNICRSPSAEAVFNGVVKKAGLSKQFVVDSAGTSGWHAGEPADRRMQSHAIRRDYNLTSISRKFNPHSDFDYFDYIIGMDDSNMQNLKSMARNGNDLQKLHKMTDFSSDGQYDEVPDPYYGGADGFELVLDLLEDACEGLLKDIETKRSE, from the coding sequence TGTCGCTCGCCAAGTGCAGAGGCAGTGTTTAACGGCGTTGTAAAAAAAGCAGGATTAAGCAAACAGTTTGTGGTGGATTCTGCAGGAACATCGGGTTGGCATGCCGGCGAACCTGCCGACAGAAGAATGCAATCGCACGCCATACGTCGCGATTATAACCTGACAAGTATTTCCAGAAAGTTTAATCCGCATTCCGATTTCGATTATTTCGATTACATCATCGGGATGGACGATAGCAATATGCAAAACCTGAAAAGCATGGCACGCAACGGCAACGACTTACAAAAGCTGCACAAAATGACAGATTTTAGCAGCGATGGTCAATACGACGAAGTTCCTGATCCGTATTACGGAGGTGCAGATGGTTTTGAGCTGGTACTCGACCTGTTGGAAGATGCGTGCGAAGGGCTGCTGAAAGATATTGAAACAAAAAGATCTGAGTAG
- a CDS encoding MaoC family dehydratase — MEKRIINNYEEFEALLGQVIGVSDYVQITQDQIDKFADATLDYQWIHTDPERAAKESPFKTTIAHGYLSLSMLTYLWYNVVDVRNVKMIVNYGIESLRFQQPVKVNDKIRATVSLNDIKNLRGIAKIQVKIVVDIEGERKPAYDCLVNFLYHFE; from the coding sequence ATGGAAAAACGAATTATCAACAACTACGAAGAGTTTGAAGCCCTTTTGGGGCAGGTTATTGGAGTTTCAGATTATGTTCAGATAACTCAGGATCAGATAGATAAATTTGCAGATGCAACGCTTGATTACCAGTGGATACACACTGATCCGGAGCGTGCTGCCAAAGAATCGCCGTTTAAAACAACCATCGCACACGGTTATTTATCTTTGTCGATGTTAACTTACCTATGGTACAATGTTGTTGATGTACGAAATGTAAAGATGATCGTGAATTACGGTATCGAAAGTTTACGTTTCCAGCAACCGGTAAAAGTGAATGACAAAATCAGGGCAACGGTATCGTTAAACGACATTAAAAACCTGCGTGGAATTGCGAAAATTCAGGTGAAAATTGTGGTTGATATTGAAGGTGAGCGGAAACCGGCCTACGATTGTTTGGTAAATTTCCTTTACCACTTCGAATAA
- a CDS encoding DMT family transporter → MRNLFRTTTFLAIVACLLWSTAFAGVKIGLEYHSPFQFAGIRFTISGLLMFLYFGKPKRYFLELKHNLKFILLLSLVQIFAQYALFYSGINLLPGSLSAMIVGSQPLFIALVAHFSFNNDKMTPLKTISILIGVVGIAIITLGRSKVEMSGYREYIGIAILLVNNIVSGYSNVLVAKHTATISPVVLSSTSLIIGGLMLSIVSIPVEGIHLGPFPPKYWYALAWLSFLSAAAITIWYSLLKRPGVKVSLLNVWKFLIPVSGAALSWVLLSNEKPDLASIIGMVVIAVSLVSLNYANRREQKLAAQKEQQ, encoded by the coding sequence ATGAGAAATCTTTTCCGAACAACAACATTCCTGGCAATTGTTGCCTGCCTTCTATGGTCGACCGCTTTTGCTGGCGTAAAAATAGGATTGGAGTACCATAGTCCATTTCAGTTTGCGGGCATTCGTTTTACTATTTCCGGCCTTCTTATGTTTTTGTATTTCGGAAAACCAAAACGTTATTTTTTAGAATTAAAACATAACCTGAAATTTATTTTACTTCTTTCTCTTGTGCAGATATTTGCGCAATATGCGCTGTTTTACAGTGGCATTAACTTGCTTCCCGGTTCGTTATCTGCTATGATTGTTGGATCGCAACCACTTTTCATTGCGTTGGTTGCGCACTTCTCGTTTAACAACGACAAAATGACGCCACTAAAAACAATAAGTATTTTAATTGGTGTTGTCGGAATTGCAATCATCACACTCGGCCGTTCGAAAGTTGAGATGAGTGGCTATCGGGAATACATTGGCATTGCCATTTTGCTCGTCAACAATATTGTATCGGGCTACTCCAATGTGTTGGTTGCGAAACATACAGCCACAATTTCTCCGGTGGTTTTAAGTTCCACTTCGCTGATTATAGGAGGTTTAATGCTATCCATTGTTTCCATTCCCGTTGAAGGAATTCACCTGGGGCCATTTCCTCCAAAATACTGGTATGCTTTGGCCTGGCTCAGCTTTTTATCGGCAGCCGCCATTACCATTTGGTATTCGTTACTAAAACGACCGGGCGTAAAAGTTTCATTGCTGAATGTATGGAAATTCCTGATTCCCGTGTCAGGAGCAGCTTTAAGCTGGGTTTTATTGAGTAACGAAAAACCCGATCTCGCATCAATTATCGGAATGGTAGTAATCGCCGTATCATTGGTTAGTCTGAACTATGCCAACCGAAGAGAGCAAAAACTTGCTGCCCAAAAGGAACAACAGTAA
- a CDS encoding DUF1080 domain-containing protein, with translation MRITYKLFGITLLAGSMLLSACNSKPKTEQEASKSDENWIQLFNGKDLDDWTPKFTGYELGVNYKNTFRVEDGLLRVSYDDWDEWNGEFGHLFYKDEFSHYRLRVEYRFVGPQLKNAPNWAFRNNGLMIHGQTAESMELDQAFPTSIEVQLLGGVTGKGERPTMNLCTPGTNVVMNGELIEPHTINSNAETQYDDKWVTVEAEVHGGEMIRHFVDGVEVLHYEKPQLDPRDPTYEKLLPADGNKMLTKGTISIQAEGHSTDFRKIELLVLDE, from the coding sequence ATGAGAATTACTTACAAACTCTTCGGAATTACCCTCTTGGCGGGTTCTATGCTTTTATCGGCGTGCAATTCAAAACCTAAAACAGAGCAGGAGGCAAGCAAATCAGATGAAAACTGGATACAGTTGTTTAATGGTAAAGATTTAGACGATTGGACGCCAAAATTTACAGGGTACGAGTTAGGTGTTAATTACAAAAATACGTTCCGGGTTGAGGATGGTTTGCTACGCGTTTCGTACGACGATTGGGACGAGTGGAATGGCGAATTCGGGCATCTGTTTTACAAGGATGAATTTTCGCACTACCGCTTGCGGGTTGAGTATCGTTTTGTAGGACCTCAGTTAAAAAATGCGCCAAACTGGGCATTTCGAAATAACGGATTAATGATTCATGGTCAGACTGCTGAATCGATGGAGTTGGATCAGGCATTTCCAACATCCATTGAAGTGCAGTTGTTGGGCGGTGTTACCGGTAAAGGTGAGCGTCCAACAATGAACCTTTGCACACCCGGCACAAACGTGGTGATGAATGGCGAATTGATTGAACCACATACCATAAATTCCAATGCAGAAACACAATACGATGACAAATGGGTGACTGTTGAAGCAGAAGTGCACGGCGGTGAAATGATCCGTCATTTTGTGGATGGAGTAGAAGTATTACATTACGAAAAACCACAGCTTGATCCACGAGATCCTACTTATGAAAAACTTCTGCCGGCCGATGGAAACAAGATGCTCACAAAGGGTACGATCTCAATTCAGGCGGAAGGTCACAGTACGGATTTCAGAAAAATAGAATTACTGGTTTTGGATGAATAG
- a CDS encoding TetR/AcrR family transcriptional regulator, with product MTNIKKDNTEEKILSAAQNVFVRKGMDGARMQEIADEAGINKALLHYYFRSKRQLFNATFESIFCKIIPNVMRMVESDQPIEEKLEAFIENYIDVLMKNPFLPTFVLKEINQDPEFLAELIKSSGLQPKKVVEMFQIEMEKGTIRNMDPRDLLINILSLNIFPIASKPLLSLLFFDDDQKSYMEFIERRKVTVKEFVLNSILIK from the coding sequence ATGACAAACATAAAAAAGGATAATACTGAGGAAAAGATACTAAGTGCCGCTCAGAATGTTTTTGTGCGGAAAGGAATGGATGGAGCACGTATGCAGGAAATTGCAGACGAAGCCGGGATAAACAAAGCGTTGCTTCACTATTATTTCCGTTCGAAACGACAGTTGTTTAACGCAACGTTCGAAAGCATTTTTTGCAAAATTATTCCCAATGTAATGCGCATGGTTGAGTCGGATCAACCGATTGAAGAAAAACTGGAAGCTTTTATTGAAAATTACATTGATGTTTTGATGAAAAATCCTTTCCTGCCAACCTTTGTATTAAAAGAAATAAATCAAGATCCGGAGTTTCTGGCAGAATTGATTAAAAGTAGTGGGCTACAACCCAAAAAAGTTGTTGAGATGTTCCAAATTGAAATGGAAAAAGGAACTATCCGAAACATGGATCCGCGCGACCTTTTGATCAACATACTCAGTTTAAACATATTTCCGATTGCCTCAAAACCACTACTGTCTTTGTTATTTTTTGACGATGATCAAAAAAGCTACATGGAATTTATTGAAAGAAGAAAAGTAACTGTAAAGGAGTTTGTCCTTAACTCAATCCTAATAAAATGA
- a CDS encoding TolC family protein: MRKILILLLFPFQLAVAQNNIQLDSCYVWARQNYPNLKQSELWKEINSLSTQNHETNYLPRVTLNGQITYQSAVTEVPVSMPGVTIPTVSKDRYNTYAELQQTIWDGGLTKANKSLENAILNSNLSQLEVELYKLNEQVAQAFFTTLVVEQQKEVILAQLKTIDEQLDRVESGIRNGVTEPSAAMVLKAERINLEQNIVELDAAKNTSRQMLELLTGKQFAKNEAFTYQTNFSFTSELLRPELDLLGVQRQQLAVQSDLLSKTRNPKLFGFGQLGYGKPGLNMLLDEFKGYYLFGVGVSWNAFDWKQTSRQQEVLQIQQEMLQSQEATFIQNLNLLLIQQKEQIGKLEQLITNDENLVELRAGITKAAASKLENETITTSDYVQELQAETIAKLKQELHKIQLNEAREKYTLIKGKTLPGTLTHN; this comes from the coding sequence ATGAGAAAAATTCTGATTCTATTGCTATTTCCGTTTCAGTTGGCAGTTGCCCAGAACAATATTCAACTTGACAGTTGTTATGTGTGGGCACGGCAAAATTACCCCAACCTGAAACAGTCGGAATTGTGGAAGGAGATCAATTCGCTTTCCACACAAAATCACGAAACCAATTATTTGCCACGGGTAACATTAAACGGTCAGATCACTTATCAATCGGCAGTAACAGAAGTTCCGGTTTCGATGCCGGGAGTTACCATACCAACGGTTTCGAAAGATCGTTATAATACTTACGCCGAGTTGCAACAAACCATTTGGGACGGTGGTCTTACCAAAGCCAATAAAAGTCTTGAAAACGCTATTTTGAATAGCAACCTTAGCCAATTAGAAGTAGAGCTATACAAACTGAACGAGCAGGTTGCGCAGGCCTTTTTTACAACTTTGGTAGTCGAACAGCAAAAAGAAGTGATCCTAGCACAGCTAAAAACCATTGATGAACAACTTGACCGCGTAGAATCAGGGATTCGCAACGGAGTAACTGAACCTTCAGCAGCAATGGTATTAAAAGCGGAGCGAATCAACCTTGAGCAAAATATTGTTGAATTGGATGCCGCTAAAAATACATCACGCCAAATGCTGGAATTGTTAACCGGCAAGCAGTTTGCTAAAAACGAAGCATTTACCTATCAAACAAACTTTTCATTCACATCAGAACTCCTCCGCCCCGAATTAGATTTACTGGGCGTTCAGCGTCAACAGTTAGCAGTTCAGAGCGATCTGCTTTCGAAAACGAGAAACCCAAAGCTTTTCGGATTTGGTCAATTAGGTTACGGAAAGCCGGGCTTAAACATGTTACTCGACGAATTTAAAGGTTACTACCTTTTTGGTGTGGGTGTTTCGTGGAATGCTTTCGACTGGAAACAAACGTCACGACAACAAGAAGTTTTGCAAATACAACAAGAAATGCTTCAAAGCCAGGAAGCGACATTTATACAAAACCTCAACCTCTTGCTCATTCAACAAAAAGAGCAGATAGGAAAACTGGAACAATTGATTACCAACGATGAAAACCTGGTTGAACTTCGTGCCGGGATTACCAAAGCAGCCGCCTCAAAACTGGAGAACGAAACAATTACGACTTCCGACTATGTTCAGGAATTACAAGCTGAAACCATAGCAAAATTAAAACAAGAACTGCACAAAATTCAGCTTAACGAAGCCCGCGAAAAATACACCCTGATCAAAGGAAAAACCTTGCCGGGCACTTTAACACATAACTAA
- a CDS encoding HlyD family efflux transporter periplasmic adaptor subunit, translating into MKKILYIISLPLLFMACQSDNDTADAYGNFEAETVIVSAETPGKILELNVDKGDKIEAGFSAALIDTVQLHLQLLQLDAQQTAIAAKRQSIQSQIAVFEEQKTNMKINEERIQKMLKDGAATQKQLDDIQGQISVIDKQIANTKTQFTLISKEQEVLEAQKASVSDQLNRCSVKSPVSGTILETYAEQGELTTAGKALFKIADISELELKVYVSGAQLPHVKLGQQIDVMVDQNATENQHFTGTITWISSEAEFTPKIIQTKEERVKLVYAVKVTVKNDGTLKIGMPGEVSWQ; encoded by the coding sequence ATGAAAAAGATACTTTACATTATTTCTTTGCCTTTACTTTTTATGGCCTGCCAATCGGATAATGACACGGCTGACGCTTATGGAAATTTCGAAGCTGAAACAGTGATTGTTTCGGCTGAAACTCCGGGAAAGATCCTTGAATTAAATGTTGACAAAGGAGATAAAATTGAAGCCGGCTTTTCTGCAGCCTTAATCGATACTGTACAGCTACATTTACAACTATTACAACTTGATGCGCAACAAACTGCAATCGCGGCAAAACGTCAATCGATTCAGTCGCAAATTGCTGTGTTCGAAGAGCAAAAAACAAACATGAAAATAAACGAAGAACGCATTCAAAAAATGCTGAAAGACGGAGCTGCCACCCAAAAGCAACTTGACGATATTCAGGGACAGATCAGTGTAATCGATAAACAGATTGCCAATACCAAAACACAATTCACGCTCATTAGCAAAGAACAGGAAGTTTTGGAAGCACAAAAAGCTTCGGTAAGCGATCAGTTAAATCGTTGCAGTGTAAAATCTCCCGTTTCAGGAACTATACTTGAAACATACGCCGAACAGGGAGAATTGACCACTGCAGGAAAAGCACTTTTTAAAATTGCCGATATCAGCGAGCTGGAACTTAAAGTGTATGTAAGCGGCGCCCAGCTTCCACATGTAAAACTCGGTCAGCAGATTGATGTTATGGTCGATCAGAACGCTACCGAAAACCAACACTTTACCGGTACCATCACCTGGATTTCATCGGAAGCGGAGTTTACGCCTAAGATCATCCAAACCAAAGAAGAACGGGTAAAACTGGTTTATGCTGTTAAAGTAACGGTAAAGAATGACGGAACGTTGAAAATAGGAATGCCGGGGGAAGTTAGTTGGCAGTGA
- a CDS encoding four helix bundle protein: MDFKHLIAYQKAFKLAMDIFEVSKTFPKEEKFSLTDQIRRSSRSTCTNIAEAYRKRRYPKHFLSKLTDSDGENSETASWLDFAFACEYISNDIHEKLYNECVEIGKLLNYMMSNPEKFGSSKVLD; the protein is encoded by the coding sequence ATGGATTTTAAACATTTAATCGCATATCAAAAGGCATTTAAACTGGCCATGGATATTTTTGAGGTTTCCAAAACATTTCCAAAAGAAGAAAAGTTCTCGTTAACTGATCAAATTAGAAGATCTTCCCGTTCAACATGTACCAACATTGCTGAAGCGTATCGTAAAAGACGATATCCAAAACACTTTTTAAGCAAACTTACCGACTCCGATGGCGAAAACAGCGAAACTGCCTCTTGGCTTGACTTTGCTTTTGCCTGTGAATACATCAGCAACGACATCCATGAGAAATTATATAACGAATGTGTGGAAATTGGTAAACTTTTGAACTATATGATGAGTAATCCTGAAAAATTTGGTAGTAGCAAAGTGCTGGACTGA
- a CDS encoding ABC transporter ATP-binding protein — MIEINNITKSYKETKALSGINLHVNEGELFGLIGPDGAGKTTLIRILMTLLLPDSGEAKLDGLDVVGNYKQIRKMVGYMPGRFSLYQDLSVEENLNFFATVFGTTVQENYDLIRDIYYQIEPFKTRRAGKLSGGMKQKLALSCALIHKPKILVLDEPTTGVDAVSRKEFWEMLKNLQQKGITILVSTPYMDEADLCDRVALIQNGQILDVDSPKRITEKFPRKIIQVGAQNMYQLINDLRAYDKAEAVYAFGQHAHFTGINDEVETNELDNYLQNLGHEKILVEEIPAGIEDVFMNLMEQ; from the coding sequence ATGATCGAGATAAACAACATAACAAAGTCGTACAAAGAAACCAAGGCACTTTCGGGTATCAACCTGCATGTAAATGAAGGTGAATTGTTTGGTTTAATCGGTCCGGATGGAGCAGGAAAAACCACTTTGATCCGAATTCTGATGACTTTGCTTTTACCGGATTCAGGTGAAGCAAAACTGGACGGTCTGGATGTGGTTGGAAATTACAAGCAAATCCGCAAAATGGTTGGTTATATGCCTGGGCGTTTTTCGCTTTATCAGGATTTGAGCGTGGAAGAAAACCTGAACTTTTTTGCGACTGTTTTCGGAACAACGGTTCAGGAGAATTATGATTTAATCCGCGATATCTATTACCAGATCGAGCCTTTTAAAACACGCCGCGCCGGAAAACTGTCAGGCGGAATGAAACAAAAACTGGCGCTTTCGTGTGCATTAATCCATAAACCCAAAATATTGGTACTCGATGAACCAACAACCGGTGTAGATGCAGTTTCGCGAAAAGAGTTTTGGGAGATGCTGAAAAACCTTCAGCAAAAGGGAATTACCATTTTGGTATCGACACCTTACATGGACGAAGCCGATCTTTGCGACCGCGTAGCACTGATCCAAAACGGACAAATACTTGATGTGGATTCCCCAAAACGTATAACTGAAAAATTTCCCCGGAAGATTATTCAGGTAGGTGCCCAAAATATGTACCAGTTGATTAACGATTTACGTGCTTACGATAAAGCAGAAGCAGTTTATGCTTTTGGTCAGCATGCTCATTTTACGGGTATAAATGATGAAGTGGAAACGAACGAACTCGATAATTACCTGCAAAATCTGGGGCACGAAAAGATATTGGTGGAAGAAATTCCGGCTGGTATTGAAGATGTGTTTATGAACTTAATGGAGCAGTAG
- a CDS encoding ABC transporter ATP-binding protein, giving the protein MANIITAKNLTKKFGHFTANDNLSFEVKKGEIFGFLGANGAGKTTAIRILCGLSSPTSGEVEVAGFDIYRETEKIKKNIGYMSQKFSLYEDLTILENIKLYAGIYGIGRKQRKEKESELLKKLELENVKNKLIGDLPLGWKQKLAFSVAIFHDPKIVFLDEPTGGVDPVTRRKFWDLIYEAAHHGITVFVTTHYMDEAEYCDRVSIMNAGKIEALDTPTKLKEKYNATNMDEVFLKIAR; this is encoded by the coding sequence ATGGCAAACATTATAACAGCTAAAAATCTCACAAAAAAGTTCGGGCATTTTACGGCAAACGACAATCTTTCTTTTGAAGTAAAAAAGGGTGAGATTTTTGGATTTCTTGGAGCCAACGGCGCTGGAAAGACGACGGCAATTCGAATACTTTGCGGCCTTTCATCACCAACATCGGGCGAGGTGGAAGTTGCCGGTTTTGATATTTATCGTGAAACCGAAAAAATAAAAAAGAACATCGGTTACATGAGCCAGAAGTTTTCGCTGTATGAAGACCTGACAATTTTGGAGAACATTAAATTATATGCAGGAATCTATGGTATTGGACGAAAACAGCGCAAAGAAAAAGAATCGGAATTACTAAAAAAACTGGAGCTGGAAAATGTAAAAAACAAACTCATCGGTGATTTGCCGCTGGGATGGAAACAAAAGCTGGCTTTTTCGGTAGCAATTTTTCACGATCCGAAAATTGTTTTCCTCGATGAACCAACCGGAGGTGTCGACCCGGTTACCCGACGAAAATTCTGGGACCTGATTTATGAAGCTGCTCACCACGGAATTACCGTTTTTGTAACTACCCACTACATGGATGAAGCCGAATATTGCGATCGTGTATCAATAATGAATGCAGGGAAAATTGAAGCACTCGACACGCCAACAAAACTTAAAGAAAAATACAATGCAACCAATATGGACGAAGTGTTTTTGAAAATAGCACGGTAG
- a CDS encoding ABC transporter permease, whose protein sequence is MKQLKSFIKKEFFHIFRDPRTMLILFGIPVVQLLVFGTVIKSEIKDVHIAIYDQSKDETTQEITNKLLSSGYFLLDENLDNLDDIDAIFRKGKVREVIVFENNFGQTLGKEGIAKIQLIADASDPNIAKLAISYTNAIVNDYIRKLYPEMQLPMQITPEVRMYFNEEMKSAYMFVPGVMALILMLISAMMTSISITREKELGTMEILLVSPLRPVQIIVGKVLPYLLLSIANAFIIVLIGHFVFSVPVSGSFILLMLETILFILMALCLGILISTAAKNQMAAMFISMIGLMLPTILLSGFIFPIENMPEVLQYFSHIMPARYFITIVRTIMLKGTGIFFIWKETAILIAMTMFFIAVSVRKFKIRLE, encoded by the coding sequence ATGAAACAACTAAAATCATTCATAAAAAAAGAATTCTTCCACATTTTTCGCGACCCGCGAACGATGCTGATACTCTTTGGCATTCCTGTGGTTCAGCTACTGGTCTTCGGAACGGTGATTAAAAGTGAGATTAAAGATGTTCACATTGCCATTTACGACCAGTCGAAAGATGAAACCACACAGGAAATCACCAATAAATTGTTGTCTTCGGGCTATTTTCTGCTGGATGAAAACCTGGATAATCTTGACGATATTGATGCCATTTTCAGAAAAGGGAAAGTGCGCGAAGTGATTGTTTTTGAGAATAATTTTGGGCAAACACTCGGCAAAGAAGGCATTGCTAAAATACAGTTAATTGCCGATGCTTCCGATCCCAACATAGCAAAGCTGGCGATATCATATACAAATGCCATTGTAAACGACTACATCCGAAAACTGTATCCCGAAATGCAGCTGCCCATGCAGATTACCCCCGAAGTACGCATGTATTTTAACGAAGAAATGAAAAGTGCGTACATGTTCGTGCCCGGTGTGATGGCTTTGATTTTAATGCTCATTTCTGCCATGATGACTTCCATTTCAATAACTCGCGAAAAGGAATTAGGGACAATGGAAATCCTACTCGTTTCTCCACTTCGCCCTGTTCAAATTATTGTTGGAAAAGTACTCCCCTACCTGCTACTTTCTATCGCTAATGCATTCATTATTGTACTTATCGGGCATTTTGTATTTAGTGTACCTGTAAGTGGCAGTTTCATTTTACTCATGCTGGAAACCATTCTTTTTATTCTAATGGCACTTTGCCTGGGAATCCTGATATCAACGGCAGCAAAGAACCAAATGGCGGCCATGTTTATTTCAATGATCGGATTAATGTTACCCACCATTCTATTATCCGGTTTTATATTTCCCATCGAAAATATGCCGGAGGTGCTGCAATATTTTAGTCATATAATGCCCGCCCGATATTTCATAACGATTGTAAGAACTATTATGCTGAAAGGAACCGGCATCTTTTTTATTTGGAAAGAGACTGCCATTTTAATTGCTATGACGATGTTTTTTATTGCGGTTAGCGTAAGGAAATTTAAGATTAGATTAGAGTAG
- a CDS encoding four helix bundle protein: MKDFKNLKVWQKGMKLVVDIYKSTKLFPQEELYGLTSQIRRSAVSIPSNIAEGAGRGSNKEFSRFLDISLGSSFELETQIILAHELEFISESEFETLTDKVQEEQKMINGIQKSINR; encoded by the coding sequence ATGAAAGATTTTAAGAATTTAAAAGTTTGGCAAAAAGGAATGAAGTTGGTTGTTGACATTTATAAATCGACCAAACTTTTTCCGCAAGAAGAGTTGTATGGACTGACAAGTCAAATTCGACGATCGGCCGTTTCTATCCCTTCAAATATTGCGGAAGGTGCAGGACGAGGCTCAAATAAAGAATTTAGTCGTTTTCTGGATATTTCACTTGGATCATCATTTGAGTTGGAAACACAAATCATTCTTGCCCACGAGCTAGAATTTATTTCTGAAAGTGAATTTGAAACGCTTACAGATAAAGTTCAGGAAGAACAGAAAATGATAAATGGCATACAAAAAAGTATAAACCGATAG